A single genomic interval of Stenotrophomonas sp. ZAC14D1_NAIMI4_1 harbors:
- a CDS encoding DUF2339 domain-containing protein — protein sequence MEALIVLVVLALLAIPLLLVVALVMIAGLRRRVAALESAVADGIAAAAAPPREPEAAVAPPRPAAPAAGTREPPVLRPAAAAPPPVVSQVPPVAPRPAPEPPAPPVPPVPPPVSARPPLPPQPKQPAQPNVIERAVGAAKRWFTEGNVPVKIGMLVLLAGVAALLKYVSDQGWLVLPIELRLAAITVGALCLLGFGWHQRERRRLFALALQGGAIGVLLLTIFAAFKRFELINPGFAFASSILLVAGLCVLAVVQNSRTLAVLGILAGFMAPLWLSTGSGNHVGLFSYYAVLNAGIFAIAWFRPWRALNLLGFAFTFGIGTFWGVLQYRADKFASTEPFLLLFFAFYLLIPLLYARRQPAERRDLVDGSLVFGTPLIAFSLQAGMLHEQPMTLALCALGLAAVYALLARALIHRASYSVLAQSHAVLAVGFATLAVPLALSARATGAVFALEGAGLAWLGLRQKRWLPQVAAALLQLGAAFAFVVGADHWHGDTRFLLNATAVGALLLAVAGFASAWSYQRRARHDVALVYYLWGLLWWLGGFVHEIVRFIEHAAKADALLVLAAVTAWLAAEVHRRQPARALGMTALLMLATGFPLALLQGDAHQQPFAGYGGLAWAVFAVLGVRTLLCLRQSGDGVGRIAQFLWWLLWPSLLSLLALWGDDAAQLAQGWTALLVTLPWLLLAAVSLWRWTWLRWPLGDAFDAARTTLQTVVFGVLACAWWIGISLAGDADPLPWLPVLNPAELAQWLSLLLAARWLFGSQAPASLQRLRVPVLALAGFIALTSTVLHGVHHWGGAPWSPSMARGSLAQTSLTVLWSVLGVIAWVWGSRRGQRVLWMVGAVLMAVVLAKLVLIDRQHLGNLLGIASFIAYGLLCTVVGYLAPAPPGTAPTVENTQ from the coding sequence ATGGAAGCACTGATCGTCCTGGTGGTGTTGGCCCTGCTGGCGATACCGCTGCTGCTGGTGGTGGCATTGGTGATGATTGCCGGCCTGCGCCGGCGCGTGGCCGCGCTGGAGAGCGCAGTGGCTGACGGCATCGCGGCCGCTGCCGCCCCGCCGCGTGAGCCCGAGGCCGCCGTGGCGCCGCCACGGCCCGCCGCGCCCGCCGCCGGGACCCGCGAACCGCCGGTCCTGCGCCCGGCTGCGGCCGCTCCGCCGCCGGTGGTATCGCAGGTACCTCCCGTTGCACCGCGTCCCGCGCCCGAACCACCTGCGCCCCCCGTGCCACCCGTGCCACCGCCGGTATCGGCGCGCCCGCCGCTGCCGCCGCAGCCGAAGCAGCCGGCGCAGCCCAACGTCATTGAACGTGCCGTGGGCGCGGCCAAACGCTGGTTCACCGAGGGCAACGTGCCGGTGAAGATCGGCATGCTGGTGCTGCTGGCCGGCGTTGCTGCGCTGCTGAAGTACGTCAGCGACCAGGGCTGGCTGGTGCTGCCGATCGAGCTGCGCCTGGCCGCCATCACCGTCGGTGCGCTGTGCCTGCTGGGCTTCGGCTGGCACCAGCGCGAACGTCGTCGGTTGTTTGCGCTGGCCCTGCAGGGCGGTGCCATCGGCGTGCTGCTGCTGACCATCTTCGCTGCGTTCAAGCGCTTCGAACTCATCAACCCCGGCTTTGCCTTCGCCAGCTCGATCCTGCTGGTGGCGGGCCTGTGCGTGCTGGCCGTGGTGCAGAACTCGCGCACGCTGGCAGTGCTGGGCATCCTTGCCGGCTTCATGGCGCCGCTGTGGCTGTCCACCGGCAGTGGCAACCACGTCGGGCTGTTCAGTTACTACGCGGTGCTCAATGCGGGCATCTTCGCCATCGCCTGGTTCCGCCCGTGGCGCGCGCTCAACCTGCTGGGTTTTGCTTTCACCTTCGGCATCGGCACCTTCTGGGGCGTGCTGCAGTACCGCGCCGACAAGTTCGCCAGCACCGAACCCTTCCTGCTGCTGTTCTTCGCGTTCTACCTGCTGATTCCGCTGCTGTACGCACGCCGCCAGCCGGCCGAGCGCCGCGATCTGGTCGATGGCAGCCTGGTGTTCGGCACGCCGCTGATCGCGTTCTCGCTGCAGGCCGGCATGCTGCACGAGCAGCCGATGACGCTGGCGCTGTGCGCGCTGGGCCTGGCGGCGGTCTATGCGTTGCTGGCACGCGCGCTGATCCATCGCGCGTCGTACAGCGTGCTGGCGCAGTCGCACGCGGTGCTGGCGGTGGGCTTTGCCACGCTCGCGGTGCCGCTGGCGCTGTCGGCGCGTGCCACCGGCGCGGTGTTCGCGCTGGAAGGTGCCGGCCTGGCGTGGCTGGGGCTGCGGCAGAAGCGCTGGCTGCCGCAGGTGGCTGCCGCGCTGCTGCAGCTCGGTGCCGCGTTCGCCTTCGTGGTGGGCGCCGACCACTGGCACGGCGACACCCGGTTCCTGCTCAACGCCACCGCCGTCGGCGCGCTGCTGCTGGCCGTGGCCGGCTTCGCCAGTGCCTGGAGCTACCAGCGCCGCGCGCGGCATGACGTTGCCCTGGTCTATTACCTGTGGGGCCTGCTGTGGTGGCTGGGCGGCTTCGTCCATGAAATCGTCCGCTTCATCGAGCACGCAGCAAAGGCCGATGCCCTGCTGGTGCTGGCGGCGGTGACCGCCTGGCTGGCCGCCGAGGTGCATCGTCGGCAGCCGGCGCGTGCGCTGGGCATGACCGCGCTGCTGATGCTGGCGACGGGCTTCCCGCTGGCGCTGTTGCAGGGCGATGCGCACCAGCAGCCGTTTGCCGGCTACGGCGGGCTGGCCTGGGCGGTGTTTGCGGTGCTGGGCGTGCGCACGCTGTTGTGCCTGCGGCAGAGCGGCGACGGCGTGGGCCGCATCGCCCAGTTCCTGTGGTGGCTGCTGTGGCCTTCGCTGCTGTCCCTGCTTGCGCTGTGGGGCGATGATGCCGCGCAGCTGGCGCAGGGCTGGACGGCGCTGCTGGTGACCCTGCCGTGGCTGCTGCTGGCGGCCGTGTCGCTGTGGCGCTGGACGTGGTTGCGCTGGCCGCTGGGCGACGCCTTCGACGCAGCACGCACCACCCTGCAGACCGTGGTGTTTGGTGTGCTGGCCTGTGCCTGGTGGATCGGCATCAGCCTGGCCGGTGATGCCGATCCGTTGCCGTGGCTGCCGGTGCTCAACCCGGCTGAACTTGCGCAGTGGCTGAGCCTGCTGCTGGCCGCGCGCTGGCTGTTCGGCAGCCAGGCCCCGGCCTCGTTGCAGCGCCTGCGCGTGCCGGTGCTGGCGCTGGCCGGTTTCATCGCCCTCACCAGCACCGTGCTGCACGGTGTCCACCACTGGGGCGGCGCGCCCTGGAGCCCGTCGATGGCACGCGGGAGCCTGGCCCAGACCAGCCTGACGGTGCTGTGGAGCGTGCTGGGCGTGATCGCCTGGGTCTGGGGCTCGCGCCGTGGCCAGCGCGTCCTGTGGATGGTGGGTGCCGTGTTGATGGCCGTGGTGCTGGCCAAGCTGGTGCTGATCGACCGCCAGCACCTGGGCAACCTGCTGGGTATCGCATCGTTCATCGCCTACGGCCTGCTGTGCACGGTCGTGGGCTATCTGGCGCCGGCGCCCCCGGGCACCGCGCCGACCGTGGAGAACACGCAATGA
- a CDS encoding BlaI/MecI/CopY family transcriptional regulator, translated as MTPISEAEAVVMEVLWQQAPRSADEVVAALAHREWAEPTIKTLLNRLLTKGAIAAERDGRRYLYQPLLQRQAWVETQSQDFIGRVFDGRVAPLVAHFSERGQLTAQDIAELKKLIQEMDDE; from the coding sequence ATGACCCCGATCAGCGAAGCCGAAGCCGTCGTGATGGAGGTGCTGTGGCAGCAGGCGCCGCGCAGTGCCGATGAGGTGGTGGCCGCACTGGCCCACCGTGAATGGGCCGAGCCGACCATCAAGACCCTGCTCAACCGCCTGCTGACCAAGGGCGCGATCGCCGCCGAGCGCGATGGCCGCCGCTACCTGTACCAGCCGCTGCTGCAGCGCCAGGCCTGGGTGGAAACGCAGAGCCAGGACTTCATCGGCCGCGTGTTCGATGGCCGGGTGGCGCCGCTGGTGGCGCACTTCAGCGAGCGCGGGCAACTGACGGCGCAGGACATTGCCGAACTGAAGAAGCTGATCCAGGAGATGGACGATGAATGA
- a CDS encoding OmpW family outer membrane protein: MRKTSPLILAGLAAAVSLAAAPAMAQSKGDWTVSAGVHQVAPKSNNGSLAGGTLKVDVDSDIKPTITGEYFIADNLGIEVLAALPFKHDININGLGRVGSTKHLPPVVSLQYHFNSKGKVSPFVGAGLNYTTFFSEDTTGALAASKLKLEDSWGLAAHAGIDFAIGEKGALRVDLRWIDIDSKVKLDGEKIGTVNIDPLAYGVSYVFKF, encoded by the coding sequence ATGCGCAAGACCTCCCCCCTGATCCTGGCCGGCCTGGCCGCTGCCGTCTCGCTGGCCGCCGCCCCGGCCATGGCCCAGTCCAAGGGCGACTGGACCGTCTCTGCCGGCGTCCACCAGGTCGCCCCGAAGTCGAACAACGGCTCGCTGGCCGGTGGCACCCTGAAGGTGGACGTCGACAGTGACATCAAGCCGACCATCACCGGTGAATACTTCATCGCCGACAATCTCGGCATCGAAGTGCTGGCCGCGCTGCCGTTCAAGCACGACATCAACATCAACGGCCTGGGCCGCGTGGGCAGCACCAAGCACCTGCCGCCGGTGGTAAGCCTGCAGTACCACTTCAACAGCAAGGGCAAGGTCTCGCCGTTCGTCGGCGCGGGCCTGAACTACACGACGTTCTTCAGCGAGGACACCACTGGCGCGCTGGCGGCCAGCAAGCTGAAGCTGGAAGACTCGTGGGGCCTGGCCGCGCATGCCGGCATCGACTTCGCCATCGGCGAGAAGGGCGCGCTGCGCGTGGACCTGCGCTGGATCGACATCGACAGCAAGGTGAAGCTGGACGGCGAGAAGATCGGCACGGTCAACATCGACCCGCTGGCTTACGGCGTCTCCTACGTCTTCAAGTTCTAA
- the gap gene encoding type I glyceraldehyde-3-phosphate dehydrogenase, whose product MAIKVGINGFGRIGRNVLRSAVLNFGDDIEIVAINDLLEPDYLAYMLKYDSVHGRFKADVAVQGNDLLVNGKKIRLTQERDPANLKWDEVGADVVLEATGLFLTKETAQKHIDAGAKKVILSAPSKDDTPMFVFGVNDKTYAGQAIISNASCTTNCLAPLAKVINDKWGIKRGLMTTVHAATATQKTVDGPSNKDWRGGRGILENIIPSSTGAAKAVGVVIPELNKKLTGMSFRVPTSDVSVVDLTVELEKEATYAEICAEVKAQSEGALKGILGYTEDKVVATDFVGETHTSVFDADAGIALDGTFVKLVSWYDNEWGYSNKCLEMAKVVAAK is encoded by the coding sequence ATGGCAATCAAGGTTGGTATCAACGGTTTCGGTCGCATCGGACGCAACGTCCTGCGCTCGGCGGTGCTGAACTTCGGCGATGACATCGAAATCGTAGCCATCAACGATCTGCTGGAGCCGGACTACCTGGCGTACATGCTGAAGTACGACTCCGTGCATGGCCGCTTCAAGGCCGACGTGGCGGTGCAGGGCAACGACCTGCTGGTCAACGGCAAGAAGATCCGCCTGACCCAGGAACGCGACCCGGCCAACCTGAAGTGGGACGAAGTCGGCGCCGACGTGGTGCTGGAAGCCACCGGCCTGTTCCTGACCAAGGAAACCGCGCAGAAGCACATCGATGCGGGCGCGAAGAAGGTCATCCTGTCGGCTCCGTCGAAGGACGACACGCCGATGTTCGTGTTCGGCGTGAATGACAAGACCTACGCCGGCCAGGCGATCATCTCCAACGCGTCGTGCACCACCAACTGCCTGGCCCCGCTGGCCAAGGTCATCAACGACAAGTGGGGCATCAAGCGCGGCCTGATGACCACCGTGCACGCGGCCACAGCCACCCAGAAGACCGTCGATGGCCCGTCCAACAAGGACTGGCGCGGCGGCCGCGGCATCCTGGAGAACATCATTCCGTCGTCCACCGGCGCGGCCAAGGCCGTCGGCGTGGTCATCCCGGAACTGAACAAGAAGCTGACCGGCATGAGCTTCCGCGTCCCGACCTCGGACGTGTCGGTGGTCGACCTGACCGTCGAGCTGGAAAAGGAAGCCACCTACGCCGAGATCTGCGCCGAAGTGAAGGCACAGAGCGAAGGCGCGCTGAAGGGCATCCTGGGCTACACCGAAGACAAGGTGGTGGCCACCGATTTCGTCGGTGAAACCCACACCTCGGTGTTCGATGCCGACGCCGGCATCGCCCTCGACGGCACCTTCGTCAAGCTCGTGTCGTGGTACGACAACGAGTGGGGCTACTCGAACAAGTGCCTGGAAATGGCCAAGGTCGTCGCGGCCAAGTAA
- a CDS encoding flavin reductase family protein: protein MKPLRKLDYPVDQARRFLEPGPIVLVSTAAHGQRNLMTLGWHMVMGFSPSLLATYIWNENHSFALARDSRQCVINVPGVELLDTVVDIGNCSGREVDKFARFGLDAVPARDVAAPLVGQCHSSFECRLHDDSQVQANNLFIWEIVRAHVAPRPKLPRTFHYRGDGRFMVSGQEISRRRRFKPDML from the coding sequence ATGAAGCCGCTGCGCAAGCTGGATTACCCGGTGGACCAGGCCCGGCGTTTCCTCGAGCCGGGCCCCATCGTGCTGGTCAGCACGGCGGCCCACGGCCAGCGCAACCTGATGACACTGGGCTGGCACATGGTGATGGGCTTCTCGCCCTCGCTGCTGGCCACCTACATCTGGAACGAGAACCACAGCTTCGCCCTGGCCCGCGACAGCCGGCAGTGCGTGATCAACGTGCCGGGCGTGGAGCTGCTGGACACCGTGGTGGACATCGGCAACTGCAGCGGCCGCGAGGTGGACAAATTCGCACGGTTCGGCCTGGATGCAGTGCCCGCCCGCGACGTCGCCGCACCGCTGGTCGGCCAATGCCATTCCAGCTTCGAGTGCCGGCTGCACGACGACAGCCAGGTGCAGGCCAACAACCTTTTCATCTGGGAAATCGTGCGCGCCCACGTCGCGCCGCGACCGAAGCTGCCACGCACGTTCCACTACCGGGGCGATGGCCGGTTCATGGTTTCGGGGCAGGAAATCTCGCGTCGACGGCGGTTCAAGCCCGACATGCTGTAA
- a CDS encoding MBL fold metallo-hydrolase, giving the protein MSAQVQSFFHRDSNTFSYLVFDPDSGEAALIDPVLDYDPDTDASSDAPVRPLLEAIEQQGLRLRWLLETHAHADHVSAGRRLKQRFPQATLAIGEGIREVQATFAPRYGLELAAQDAHFDHLFTDGETFALGQLQGRIIAVPGHTSDSIAYLIGDALFTGDSLFMPDGGTARCDFPGGDAAQLYRSIQRLLALPDATRVFVCHDYGPGGRAFANQTTIGEQRAHNIHVHDGVEEAAFVSVREARDATLAEPRLMQPAVKANIVGGA; this is encoded by the coding sequence ATGTCGGCCCAGGTCCAATCCTTCTTCCACCGCGACAGCAATACCTTCAGCTACCTGGTCTTCGACCCGGACAGCGGTGAAGCGGCGCTGATCGACCCGGTCCTGGATTACGACCCGGACACCGACGCCAGCAGCGACGCGCCGGTGCGCCCGCTGCTGGAGGCCATCGAGCAGCAGGGCCTGCGCCTGCGCTGGCTGCTGGAAACCCACGCCCATGCCGACCACGTGTCGGCCGGGCGGCGGCTGAAGCAGCGCTTCCCGCAGGCAACCCTGGCCATCGGCGAGGGCATCCGCGAGGTGCAGGCCACCTTCGCACCGCGCTACGGCCTGGAGCTGGCAGCGCAGGACGCACACTTCGACCATCTGTTCACCGACGGCGAAACCTTCGCGCTGGGCCAGTTGCAGGGCCGCATCATCGCCGTGCCCGGCCACACCAGCGACAGCATCGCCTACCTCATCGGCGATGCGCTGTTTACCGGCGACTCGCTGTTCATGCCCGATGGCGGCACTGCCCGCTGCGATTTCCCGGGCGGTGATGCCGCGCAGCTGTACCGCTCCATCCAGCGCCTGCTTGCCCTGCCCGATGCCACCCGCGTGTTCGTCTGCCACGACTACGGCCCGGGTGGCCGCGCGTTCGCCAACCAGACCACCATAGGCGAGCAGCGCGCGCACAACATCCACGTGCACGACGGCGTAGAGGAAGCCGCGTTCGTCAGCGTGCGCGAGGCACGCGATGCGACCCTGGCCGAACCCAGGCTGATGCAACCGGCGGTGAAAGCCAACATCGTTGGCGGCGCCTGA
- a CDS encoding S1/P1 nuclease, which translates to MKALHSLILAAALAPALLTLSAPAHAWGAQGHRLVAEVADTRLNPAARAEVDRLLATEPGATLASIAPWADQLRAKDPGLGRRSAGWHYVNIAEDGCQYEPAKHCKNGNCIVEALKAQSAILGDHSLTDGERLQALKFVVHMVGDVHQPMHAGYGHDKGGNDFQLQFGNRGTNLHSLWDSGMLNTRKLDDAGYLPVLRALPAPKLARQSNPQRDPQRWAEASCRISVQPGVYPATHKIGDEYTERYRPVAEAQLRLAGENLAQLLNRVLGTR; encoded by the coding sequence ATGAAAGCCCTGCACTCCCTGATCCTCGCTGCCGCCCTCGCGCCGGCCCTGCTGACCCTGTCCGCCCCCGCCCATGCCTGGGGCGCGCAAGGCCACCGACTGGTGGCCGAAGTGGCCGATACCCGCCTCAACCCGGCCGCGCGTGCCGAGGTCGACCGCCTGCTGGCCACCGAGCCCGGCGCCACCCTGGCCAGCATCGCGCCGTGGGCCGACCAGCTGCGCGCCAAGGACCCCGGCCTGGGCCGTCGCTCCGCCGGCTGGCACTACGTCAACATCGCCGAGGACGGCTGCCAGTACGAGCCGGCCAAGCATTGCAAGAACGGTAACTGCATCGTCGAAGCACTGAAGGCGCAGAGCGCCATTCTCGGCGACCACAGCCTGACCGACGGCGAGCGCCTGCAGGCGCTGAAGTTCGTCGTGCACATGGTCGGCGACGTGCACCAGCCGATGCATGCCGGCTACGGCCACGACAAGGGCGGCAACGACTTCCAGCTGCAGTTCGGCAACCGCGGTACCAACCTGCATTCGCTGTGGGACAGCGGCATGCTCAACACCCGCAAGCTGGATGACGCCGGCTACCTGCCGGTGCTGCGCGCGTTGCCGGCGCCGAAGCTGGCCCGCCAGTCCAACCCGCAGCGCGACCCGCAGCGCTGGGCCGAAGCCAGCTGCCGCATCTCGGTGCAGCCGGGCGTGTACCCGGCCACGCACAAGATCGGCGATGAATACACCGAGCGCTATCGCCCGGTGGCCGAAGCACAGCTGCGGCTGGCCGGCGAAAATCTGGCACAGCTGCTGAACCGCGTGCTCGGCACGCGCTGA
- a CDS encoding M56 family metallopeptidase: MNELLDGLWQASLWLALGVLLLAAARPLLVKLGGAELAYRSWWLLPLLMVALLLPLPALRALPVLQHVPTLPLKVVPGTVEGVTAQLPMWPWLLALVWGLGAGLHLARELRAQRRFERALGTLQARGDGSWQASADPGLPALVGLWQPRIVVGPHFDQQFDADEQALILRHERSHRRNGDHWANGALLLARSVFWFHPLLPWAARRFLRDQELACDARTVAAQPTQRRLYASTLLKAQLVHPVAPMACHWRSQPVLKERIAMLKQSKRKALPKVSGQVLLMGLCMGVAALAWASQGAVKGTPSVSAEPFQHAAADAAKAGLDSPIQAQKMSPPSFPAEAFEKGQTGVVNLIVSVDAKGTVTDVQVESATNPGVFEAASIAAARKWTYTPAMKNGKAVAGKLRIPITYAMDNTEPAGGQAQ, translated from the coding sequence ATGAATGAGCTGCTCGATGGACTGTGGCAGGCCAGCCTGTGGCTGGCGCTGGGCGTGCTGCTGCTGGCGGCCGCGCGGCCACTGCTGGTGAAGCTGGGCGGCGCGGAGCTGGCCTATCGCAGCTGGTGGCTGCTGCCGCTGCTGATGGTGGCCCTGCTGCTGCCCCTGCCGGCCTTGCGGGCACTGCCGGTGCTGCAGCATGTACCCACGCTGCCGCTGAAGGTGGTGCCGGGCACCGTTGAAGGTGTCACCGCGCAGCTGCCGATGTGGCCGTGGCTGCTGGCCTTGGTCTGGGGGCTGGGCGCCGGCCTGCACCTGGCGCGCGAACTGCGCGCGCAACGCCGCTTCGAGCGCGCACTGGGCACGCTGCAGGCACGTGGCGATGGCAGCTGGCAGGCCAGCGCCGACCCCGGCCTGCCCGCGCTGGTCGGCCTGTGGCAGCCGCGCATCGTGGTCGGCCCGCACTTCGACCAGCAGTTCGATGCCGACGAACAGGCGCTGATCCTGCGCCACGAACGCAGCCACCGCCGCAATGGCGACCACTGGGCCAATGGCGCATTGCTGCTGGCACGGTCGGTGTTCTGGTTCCACCCGTTGTTGCCGTGGGCCGCGCGCCGCTTCCTGCGCGACCAGGAACTGGCCTGCGATGCGCGCACCGTTGCCGCGCAGCCGACGCAGCGCCGTCTTTATGCCAGCACGCTGTTGAAGGCGCAGCTGGTCCATCCGGTTGCACCGATGGCATGTCATTGGCGCAGCCAACCCGTGTTGAAGGAGCGTATCGCCATGTTGAAGCAGTCGAAGCGGAAGGCATTGCCGAAGGTGTCCGGCCAGGTGTTGCTGATGGGGTTGTGCATGGGTGTTGCTGCGTTGGCCTGGGCCAGCCAGGGCGCGGTGAAGGGCACGCCGTCGGTCAGCGCCGAACCGTTCCAGCACGCCGCGGCGGATGCCGCCAAGGCCGGCCTGGACAGCCCGATCCAGGCCCAGAAGATGTCACCGCCCAGCTTTCCGGCCGAGGCTTTCGAGAAGGGCCAGACCGGTGTGGTGAACCTGATCGTGTCCGTCGATGCCAAGGGCACCGTCACCGACGTGCAGGTGGAAAGTGCGACCAACCCCGGAGTATTCGAAGCTGCCTCGATCGCAGCGGCGCGTAAATGGACCTACACGCCGGCGATGAAGAATGGCAAGGCGGTGGCCGGCAAGCTGCGTATCCCGATCACCTACGCCATGGACAACACCGAACCTGCTGGTGGCCAGGCGCAGTGA